Proteins encoded in a region of the Candidatus Finniella inopinata genome:
- a CDS encoding A/G-specific adenine glycosylase — MAEPFIVGIVRFINLTKWPSVNMDIAAFRHRLLHWYDSNRRTLPWRALKGQKPNPYHVLLSEIMLQQTTVATVIAYFERFIGQWPTLEAMAKASLDDVLVAWQGLGYYSRARNLHKALGQLADLPSFPQTPDDLRKLPGVGDYTAKAIASIAFDQPVVPVDGNVIRVVARVFGLTQALPMLKKTVAEKALLLAADDRPGDFAQSLMDLGSMICRPQQPRCDRCPLRSLCKGYEDSLQHTLPIKAVKPPKPTRYGCAFLTMNKQGQIWLRRRPEKGLLGGMIEVPGTAWAEQPTELVHDGLWRGIVKHTFTHFHLNLSVYETTKDPEEILGFPTGFWADTKALDQQALPTVMKKVLAFLRPET, encoded by the coding sequence ATGGCAGAACCTTTTATTGTTGGCATTGTTAGATTCATTAACCTTACAAAATGGCCATCTGTCAATATGGATATAGCTGCCTTTCGTCATCGTCTGCTGCATTGGTATGACAGCAACCGGCGCACCCTGCCCTGGCGAGCCTTAAAGGGTCAAAAACCCAACCCCTATCACGTGTTGCTTAGCGAGATCATGTTGCAGCAAACAACAGTGGCCACCGTGATTGCCTATTTTGAACGCTTTATTGGCCAGTGGCCAACGTTGGAAGCGATGGCTAAGGCGTCGTTGGATGACGTTCTGGTCGCGTGGCAAGGTCTGGGGTATTACAGTCGTGCTCGAAATCTGCACAAGGCTTTGGGGCAGTTGGCTGACCTGCCGTCCTTTCCGCAAACGCCCGATGATCTTAGGAAGCTTCCAGGCGTTGGTGATTATACTGCCAAAGCCATCGCATCAATAGCCTTTGACCAGCCCGTTGTGCCGGTCGATGGAAATGTGATTCGGGTGGTGGCCCGCGTTTTTGGGTTGACTCAAGCGCTGCCGATGTTGAAGAAAACAGTCGCTGAAAAAGCGTTATTATTGGCGGCCGATGATCGACCGGGTGATTTTGCGCAAAGCCTGATGGATTTAGGATCCATGATCTGCCGCCCCCAACAGCCGCGCTGCGACAGATGCCCCTTGAGAAGTTTATGCAAAGGCTACGAGGACAGCCTGCAACACACGTTACCCATCAAAGCCGTTAAGCCGCCAAAGCCCACCCGTTATGGTTGTGCGTTTTTGACGATGAATAAGCAGGGCCAGATTTGGCTGAGGCGCCGTCCAGAGAAAGGGCTTTTGGGGGGCATGATTGAAGTGCCAGGGACTGCGTGGGCAGAGCAACCAACCGAGCTGGTTCACGATGGTTTGTGGCGCGGCATAGTTAAACATACGTTCACCCATTTTCACCTGAACCTAAGCGTATATGAAACGACCAAGGATCCAGAAGAAATCCTAGGCTTTCCAACGGGCTTTTGGGCCGACACCAAGGCCCTTGACCAACAAGCCCTGCCCACAGTAATGAAAAAAGTTTTAGCATTCCTGAGACCTGAGACCTGA
- a CDS encoding DUF721 domain-containing protein: MPTIKGSAIAKQYPRFSRAGRSLGVVMGKVMTPVCRQQGLITADLVLEWPRVVGAELANVSQVLKISFSAGRRQQGCLHLQTSSTMAAVLTYSQATIIERVNQYYGYQAIDRVRVFHKPLSGVVPIKKTATLVKAPLPEAWQGLLQDVSDDSLKQALENLATSLQARVS; this comes from the coding sequence ATGCCAACAATAAAAGGTTCTGCCATCGCAAAGCAATATCCAAGATTTTCACGGGCTGGCCGCTCTCTGGGGGTGGTGATGGGCAAGGTGATGACCCCGGTTTGTCGCCAACAGGGGTTGATAACGGCTGACCTGGTGTTGGAATGGCCGCGGGTTGTGGGAGCAGAATTGGCCAATGTGTCCCAGGTCCTAAAAATCAGTTTCAGTGCGGGGCGACGTCAACAGGGGTGCTTGCACCTGCAAACCAGCAGTACGATGGCAGCCGTCCTGACATACAGCCAGGCCACGATTATTGAGCGGGTGAACCAATATTATGGCTATCAGGCGATTGACCGCGTTCGGGTATTTCATAAGCCTTTGTCTGGGGTCGTGCCTATCAAGAAGACGGCCACCCTTGTAAAGGCGCCGCTGCCAGAGGCGTGGCAGGGTTTGTTGCAGGACGTCTCGGATGACAGTCTGAAGCAGGCCTTGGAAAATCTGGCCACCTCTTTGCAGGCTAGGGTTTCTTAG